Proteins from a single region of Dyadobacter fanqingshengii:
- a CDS encoding WD40 repeat domain-containing protein: protein MVENSTVSNPFPGLRSYDYEDHALFFGRDAHIRELKNKLLDGRFLALIGSSGSGKSSLIKAGLIPSLEEGDAANRWKVIIFRPGGNPVRNFVDAVKAALREDDPIWDSRDPLSLEKELINDTKVALSLLSAARGQKILLVIDQFEELFRYELSEDFAGKERTNTFVKLLLTLINQRELPVHAVITMRSDYLDHCTEFNGLTEVINRGYYLLPKMNAEEVKQVIVGPVESAGASIEPELVAGLLKELAENPDFLPILQHALMRTWDRWKSTKPFSSPVSRADYEAIGTMQESITMHAEEIYTQRLDEKRRNAAAKLFKSLIVLGPSDTSSLHPTVLREIIQITGIPDYLLIDVIMVFRENGVSILTPKPGVKIDHDSIIDVSVEKVLTFWERCRKWIEEELESAKLYKQLSYSASLYQEGRTGLWVNPELQLGLKWLKESEPTLEWAQRYDPFFERATNYLDYSKKQYELEVRQKEDRQKRELRKARIFASVLGISSLVSLLFLIVALVLRTQAQQSEKTALEKESLALEERKRAEDQTREAISQKKIAEQQGTFAELQKTLTEEQKGIAVREQEKAVKESIAAKIAKQIAEEQKIQADNARKAAVESQKQTEIQKEYAVSAQRESDRQKVYAQSAQKEAESSRNDALKQRSKAVARFIAIQSFQMPAGDELTALLALKAYDFNIKNGGERENPDIFNALSKAAGAKATLIAHNDIVRVVAEPQAGNSLFATAGDDGVVSLWNYLTPAVKPVLFRNPKQTFKSIRSVAFMPDGKTFFTGSSNGQIVRWDNFTPGTPPAKTIIGHDGIVFAMAVKNINNKPHLVSVSSSGQIRLWDVSDKKLEVLKNANLGTEIASVEILADGRFMFLATGTGKLMRIDLTKLDTKPTEFTLPNLRGRLISMAFTPDQKHLYLGTSSGMLYNVRMNNNEPVPNSLNGTQGTHTSGITSIAFAPDGSRIATACYDWKIRVWNAKEDISKQQPVLLSDFDYWVMDIQFTRDGNKLLAAGADKTVRIWDINSADLFAEVSKKVKRELTEEEWDQYIGKDIPYEKLSRNIR from the coding sequence ATGGTTGAAAATTCTACTGTTTCCAATCCATTTCCGGGCCTCAGGAGTTATGATTATGAAGATCATGCACTGTTCTTCGGCAGGGACGCGCACATCCGGGAGTTGAAAAACAAACTCCTGGATGGGCGCTTTCTTGCGTTGATCGGCTCCTCGGGAAGTGGTAAATCTTCGTTGATTAAGGCCGGGCTTATTCCTTCATTGGAAGAAGGCGACGCGGCAAACCGCTGGAAAGTGATCATTTTCCGGCCGGGTGGAAATCCGGTCCGCAATTTTGTGGATGCGGTGAAAGCGGCGCTGCGGGAGGACGATCCGATCTGGGATAGTCGCGATCCGTTGTCGCTTGAAAAAGAGCTTATCAACGATACTAAAGTAGCATTGTCATTGCTTTCAGCTGCACGGGGTCAGAAAATTCTGCTGGTTATAGACCAGTTTGAAGAGCTGTTCCGCTATGAACTTTCAGAAGACTTTGCGGGCAAAGAAAGGACTAACACCTTCGTAAAACTGCTCCTGACGCTCATCAACCAGCGCGAGCTTCCCGTGCACGCTGTCATCACCATGCGTTCGGATTATCTAGACCATTGCACGGAGTTTAACGGGTTGACCGAGGTCATCAACAGGGGTTATTATCTCCTTCCCAAAATGAACGCGGAGGAAGTGAAGCAGGTCATTGTCGGTCCCGTCGAATCCGCAGGCGCTAGCATTGAGCCCGAACTCGTTGCCGGATTGTTGAAAGAGCTTGCTGAAAATCCTGATTTCCTGCCGATTCTGCAACACGCGTTAATGCGCACCTGGGATCGCTGGAAATCAACCAAACCATTTTCTTCACCTGTTTCCCGGGCTGACTATGAAGCGATTGGCACCATGCAGGAGTCGATCACGATGCACGCGGAGGAGATTTACACGCAGCGGCTGGATGAAAAAAGACGGAATGCGGCAGCCAAACTTTTCAAATCACTCATTGTCCTGGGCCCTAGCGACACATCATCGTTGCACCCGACTGTTTTGCGCGAAATTATTCAGATCACAGGCATCCCCGATTATCTGCTGATCGATGTAATCATGGTTTTCAGGGAAAACGGCGTTTCCATTTTAACACCGAAACCGGGCGTAAAAATCGATCACGACTCTATTATTGATGTTTCCGTTGAAAAAGTGCTCACTTTCTGGGAGCGATGCAGGAAGTGGATTGAGGAAGAACTCGAATCCGCAAAACTTTACAAACAACTCAGTTACTCGGCCTCGCTTTATCAGGAAGGACGCACCGGACTTTGGGTTAATCCTGAATTGCAACTAGGGCTTAAATGGCTGAAAGAAAGCGAGCCAACATTGGAATGGGCGCAGCGTTACGACCCGTTTTTTGAGCGTGCAACAAATTATTTAGATTATAGTAAAAAACAATACGAGCTTGAAGTAAGGCAAAAAGAAGATCGTCAGAAACGCGAGCTGCGCAAAGCAAGAATATTCGCTTCCGTGCTGGGAATCAGCTCATTGGTTTCATTATTATTCCTGATCGTCGCGCTGGTGTTGCGTACCCAGGCGCAGCAGAGTGAGAAAACGGCATTGGAAAAAGAAAGTCTGGCATTGGAAGAACGGAAACGTGCTGAGGATCAGACGCGTGAAGCCATTTCACAAAAGAAAATCGCAGAACAACAAGGCACATTTGCCGAGCTGCAAAAGACATTAACCGAAGAGCAAAAAGGCATTGCGGTAAGGGAACAGGAAAAGGCAGTGAAAGAAAGCATTGCTGCGAAAATCGCCAAACAAATTGCTGAGGAACAGAAGATTCAGGCTGATAATGCAAGAAAAGCGGCGGTAGAATCTCAAAAACAAACAGAAATCCAAAAAGAATATGCGGTAAGCGCGCAAAGGGAATCGGACCGCCAGAAAGTGTATGCACAATCGGCTCAGAAAGAAGCGGAAAGTTCCAGAAATGATGCATTGAAACAGCGCTCCAAAGCAGTGGCGCGTTTCATCGCGATCCAGTCCTTTCAAATGCCTGCGGGCGATGAGCTGACTGCATTACTGGCACTAAAAGCTTATGATTTTAATATAAAAAATGGCGGGGAACGGGAAAACCCGGATATTTTCAATGCACTGTCCAAAGCCGCGGGGGCCAAGGCAACATTGATCGCGCATAACGACATTGTACGCGTAGTTGCCGAGCCGCAAGCCGGCAATTCGCTTTTTGCTACTGCGGGCGACGATGGCGTGGTGAGTCTCTGGAATTATCTCACGCCTGCGGTCAAACCGGTTTTGTTCCGCAATCCAAAGCAGACGTTCAAAAGCATTCGGTCCGTGGCTTTTATGCCAGATGGAAAGACATTTTTTACAGGTTCTTCCAATGGCCAGATCGTACGCTGGGACAATTTTACGCCCGGCACGCCGCCAGCCAAAACCATCATTGGGCATGACGGAATCGTGTTTGCCATGGCGGTTAAAAACATAAACAACAAGCCGCATTTGGTCTCGGTCAGTTCCTCGGGCCAGATAAGGCTTTGGGACGTGAGTGACAAGAAACTGGAAGTCCTGAAAAATGCGAATCTCGGCACCGAGATCGCATCGGTCGAAATACTGGCGGACGGCCGTTTTATGTTTCTGGCAACCGGAACTGGCAAATTAATGCGCATTGATCTTACGAAGCTGGATACAAAACCCACGGAATTTACCCTGCCAAACCTGCGCGGCAGACTGATCTCTATGGCATTCACGCCGGATCAGAAACATCTGTACTTGGGCACGAGCTCGGGAATGCTTTATAATGTACGAATGAACAATAATGAGCCCGTTCCAAACTCACTGAACGGCACGCAGGGAACACACACATCGGGCATTACGAGCATTGCATTCGCACCAGACGGAAGCCGCATTGCAACGGCTTGCTATGACTGGAAAATCCGCGTTTGGAATGCAAAAGAGGATATTTCAAAACAACAGCCGGTGTTATTGAGCGATTTTGATTACTGGGTGATGGATATTCAATTCACGCGTGACGGCAATAAATTACTGGCTGCGGGAGCGGACAAAACTGTCCGGATCTGGGACATTAACTCAGCCGATTTATTTGCCGAAGTTTCCAAAAAAGTAAAGCGAGAACTGACCGAGGAAGAGTGGGACCAATACATCGGAAAGGATATTCCTTACGAAAAACTGTCCCGGAACATCAGATAG
- a CDS encoding ATP-binding protein: MESKSFPGTVDALDALREYIGELSQQAGLAKKPTYSLKLAVDEIATNIILYGYQEPGIEADFQVLSEITNDKLVVILEDIAAPFDPLAKELPNAQDLTLSLEERGIGGLGIFLTINGVDEFSYEYADGKNRNKFVMKIAAT; encoded by the coding sequence ATGGAATCGAAAAGTTTTCCCGGCACTGTTGATGCTCTCGATGCGCTTCGGGAATACATTGGTGAGCTCTCGCAGCAGGCTGGTTTGGCCAAAAAACCAACTTACAGCCTCAAACTGGCGGTGGACGAAATTGCGACAAACATCATTTTGTACGGTTATCAGGAACCGGGCATTGAAGCTGACTTTCAGGTTCTAAGCGAGATCACGAATGACAAACTGGTCGTGATCCTGGAAGACATTGCCGCACCGTTTGACCCGTTGGCGAAAGAGCTGCCCAATGCGCAGGATTTGACGCTTTCGCTGGAAGAACGCGGCATTGGCGGCCTGGGGATTTTCCTGACGATCAATGGTGTCGATGAGTTTTCCTATGAATATGCCGATGGAAAAAACCGAAACAAATTTGTAATGAAAATTGCCGCAACCTAA
- a CDS encoding anti-sigma factor antagonist (This anti-anti-sigma factor, or anti-sigma factor antagonist, belongs to a family that includes characterized members SpoIIAA, RsbV, RsfA, and RsfB.), which translates to MAFQIESLIQDQVATFMLHGELDSLSARVFQTEIEKIANQPIDSLVLDMEDLNFMSSAGLRVLIYSKQKIGPKLSIYIVRPQELIVDTLTKTGLQHSVTIVDQYPV; encoded by the coding sequence ATGGCTTTTCAAATAGAATCTCTAATACAAGACCAGGTGGCTACTTTTATGCTGCATGGCGAGCTGGACTCACTTTCGGCGCGGGTTTTTCAGACAGAAATTGAGAAAATCGCTAATCAGCCCATTGATTCATTGGTGCTTGATATGGAGGATCTTAACTTTATGTCATCCGCCGGGCTGCGGGTTTTGATTTATTCAAAGCAGAAAATCGGTCCGAAATTATCCATTTACATTGTGAGACCACAGGAGCTGATCGTAGACACGCTTACCAAAACCGGTCTGCAGCACAGCGTAACAATTGTTGATCAATATCCAGTTTAA
- the glgX gene encoding glycogen debranching protein GlgX, translated as MATDIRIDYYPTHEQQGIKFRRGHALPFGATMVPNGINFSIYSSEAIDCTLVLFERGEAEPFAEIRFPEEFRTGNVYSMIVFDLDYERLEYGYRMDGPFKPEEGHRFDKSIILSDPYAKAIGGRDSWLAKPNWDNIYPYRSRLVFEDFDWENDHPLETPIEDLVIYEMHVRGFTQHPSSNVKNPGTFAAIRSKIAYLKELGINCVELMPIYEFDEWENSKENPVTGGLIVNFWGYSTVNFFSPKAGYAATGKFGMQVDELKTLVKELHKNGIEVMLDVVFNHTAEGDHRGHTISFRGIDNKTYYMLTPEGYYFNFSGTGNTLNCNNPVVRNMVLDCLRYWAADYHIDGFRFDLAAILGRDQNGAPLSNPPLLESLAYDPILAKCKLVAEAWDAGGLYQVGSFPAYGRWAEWNGKYRDSIRKFLKGDEGLVGEIAQCIQGWPDLYYYRGPTASINFIACHDGFTLYDLFAYNEKHNEANGENNNDGGNDNHSWNCGVEGETDDAFVNQLRHKQIKNALSILMVSQGVPMILSGDEVGVTKSGNNNTYCHDNELNWLDWSLMEKNSDIFYFAQRITRFRRAHPVLRSRTHFQHKDYVGSGFADITFHGTQAWHPDFSSSSRCIAFMLDGAHAKSGTIQDDSIYIAMNSHYDALYYELPPLPNGKTWHLAVNTDMPSGEDIYDIAKEPKLEDQGRFLVGGRATVILVGK; from the coding sequence ATGGCAACAGATATCAGGATTGATTACTATCCGACGCACGAGCAGCAGGGGATCAAGTTCAGACGCGGACATGCGCTGCCATTTGGCGCAACCATGGTTCCCAACGGGATCAATTTCAGCATTTATTCCAGCGAAGCCATCGACTGTACGCTTGTATTGTTCGAAAGGGGCGAAGCGGAACCTTTTGCCGAGATCCGTTTTCCGGAAGAATTCAGAACGGGCAATGTGTATTCCATGATCGTTTTCGATCTGGATTACGAGCGCCTGGAATATGGTTACCGCATGGACGGCCCCTTCAAACCCGAAGAAGGTCATCGTTTTGACAAAAGCATTATTCTCAGCGATCCCTACGCCAAAGCCATTGGCGGACGGGATTCCTGGTTGGCCAAGCCGAATTGGGATAACATTTACCCGTATCGATCACGCCTCGTTTTCGAGGATTTTGACTGGGAAAATGACCACCCGCTCGAAACGCCGATTGAGGATCTGGTCATTTACGAAATGCACGTGCGCGGCTTTACGCAGCATCCATCATCCAATGTTAAAAACCCGGGCACATTTGCAGCCATTCGCAGCAAGATCGCTTACCTTAAAGAGCTGGGCATCAACTGCGTAGAGCTTATGCCGATCTATGAGTTTGATGAATGGGAAAACAGCAAGGAAAACCCGGTTACGGGCGGTTTGATCGTCAATTTCTGGGGTTATAGCACGGTTAATTTCTTCTCGCCAAAGGCAGGTTATGCTGCCACGGGGAAGTTTGGGATGCAGGTGGATGAGCTGAAAACGTTGGTTAAAGAACTGCACAAAAACGGCATTGAAGTGATGCTGGATGTGGTTTTCAATCACACAGCAGAAGGCGATCACCGTGGCCACACGATCTCGTTCAGGGGGATTGATAACAAAACTTATTACATGCTTACGCCTGAGGGTTATTATTTCAATTTCTCGGGAACCGGCAACACATTGAATTGCAACAATCCGGTGGTGCGGAACATGGTTCTGGACTGTCTGCGTTACTGGGCAGCCGATTACCACATTGACGGTTTCCGTTTCGACCTCGCCGCCATCCTCGGCCGCGATCAGAACGGAGCGCCGTTAAGCAATCCACCCCTTTTGGAATCCCTTGCATATGACCCGATTCTGGCCAAATGCAAGCTGGTAGCCGAAGCATGGGATGCTGGCGGATTGTATCAGGTCGGTTCATTCCCCGCTTACGGACGCTGGGCAGAATGGAACGGAAAATACCGCGATTCGATCCGCAAATTCCTGAAAGGCGACGAAGGTTTGGTTGGAGAAATCGCGCAATGCATTCAGGGATGGCCTGATTTGTATTATTACCGCGGTCCAACGGCCAGCATCAACTTCATCGCCTGCCACGACGGTTTTACCCTATATGACCTCTTCGCTTACAATGAAAAACACAACGAAGCGAATGGAGAGAATAACAATGATGGTGGTAATGATAACCATTCATGGAATTGTGGGGTGGAAGGTGAAACGGATGATGCGTTCGTTAATCAGCTGCGTCACAAGCAGATAAAGAATGCGTTATCGATCCTGATGGTAAGTCAGGGCGTTCCTATGATCCTGTCGGGCGATGAAGTGGGGGTTACCAAGTCGGGAAACAACAACACCTATTGCCACGACAACGAGCTCAACTGGCTGGATTGGAGCCTGATGGAGAAAAATTCGGACATCTTTTACTTTGCGCAGCGCATTACGAGATTCCGTCGTGCACATCCGGTACTCAGGAGCAGGACGCATTTCCAGCACAAAGACTACGTAGGCAGCGGATTCGCGGACATTACATTCCACGGAACCCAGGCCTGGCACCCCGACTTTTCAAGCAGCAGCCGTTGCATCGCATTCATGCTCGACGGTGCGCACGCCAAAAGCGGAACCATCCAGGACGACTCCATCTACATCGCAATGAACTCACATTACGACGCATTGTACTACGAACTCCCACCGCTTCCGAATGGTAAAACCTGGCATCTGGCTGTGAACACGGACATGCCGTCCGGTGAAGACATCTATGACATTGCTAAGGAGCCGAAATTGGAAGATCAAGGGAGGTTTTTGGTAGGGGGGAGAGCGACGGTGATATTGGTTGGGAAGTAA
- a CDS encoding STAS domain-containing protein, protein MKVTITDQEEITVVEVSGDIDSKTAPEFERNAKLAMDKSKHIVIDLTDVGFMSSAGLRVLLMVYRNIRSQEGKVVLVGVSEEIQDVMSTTGFINFFTIVEKPEDGVAFLKQD, encoded by the coding sequence ATGAAAGTTACCATTACGGATCAGGAAGAAATTACGGTTGTTGAGGTTTCCGGCGATATTGACAGCAAAACGGCGCCGGAATTTGAAAGAAACGCAAAGTTGGCGATGGACAAAAGCAAGCACATTGTGATTGACCTTACCGACGTGGGTTTCATGTCCAGCGCCGGTTTGCGCGTGCTGCTGATGGTTTACCGGAATATCCGGTCCCAGGAAGGCAAAGTGGTGCTGGTGGGCGTTTCGGAGGAGATCCAGGACGTGATGTCGACGACGGGCTTTATCAACTTTTTTACCATTGTTGAAAAACCGGAAGATGGAGTTGCATTCTTAAAACAAGACTAA
- a CDS encoding AGE family epimerase/isomerase — protein sequence MNINFTFSDTIAGYITGYNAEERWFTVETSDKRPFKINLIASTYARGVQNLTEGWQDPGDIAPFLSTNGQYVFAYGTFYPNAGAEETTFEAQQLIFPGKEPKAYRHEEQNYWITQISSIASSYLKWQFDYPKEEINYKNYRTMLHLGGSKKGDYLQETDTISRMVYGFASAYLLTGKDEFLEGAELGTEYLRDHMRFFDQDDDLVYWYHGLKVEGQKETKLLTSEFGDDLDSLPMYEQIYALAGPTQTYRITGDQRIRDDIDKTIDLFEKYFKDPNGVGYYSHLHPITLDAHEESLAHNKARKNWNSVGDHAPAYLINLWLASGEQKHADFLEYTFDTITKYFPDYENSPFVQEKFFEDWSKDQTWGWQQNRAVVGHNLKIAWNLIRQQSLTPKEEYLEFAKKIAELMPAAGSDQQRGGWYDVVERVQKTGDKHQFVWHDRKAWWQQEQAILAYLIMYGVLGDKEYEKQAREAAAFYNAFFLDNDDGGVYFNVLGNGMPYLLGTERFKGSHSMSAYHSTELCYLSAVYINLLITKQPTYFYFKPYPNGWKDNILRVSPDILPPGSVYISEVFIDDQPYTDFDAYALTVKLPETEERIRVKVQISSAK from the coding sequence ATGAATATTAATTTCACTTTTTCGGATACCATTGCGGGTTATATCACGGGATATAATGCAGAGGAACGCTGGTTTACCGTGGAAACGTCGGACAAGCGTCCTTTCAAGATCAATCTGATCGCTTCCACTTATGCGCGCGGCGTGCAGAACCTGACAGAAGGTTGGCAGGATCCGGGCGACATTGCGCCGTTTTTGTCAACAAACGGACAATATGTTTTCGCTTACGGAACATTCTATCCCAATGCTGGCGCGGAGGAAACAACATTTGAAGCGCAGCAATTGATTTTCCCGGGTAAGGAGCCAAAAGCTTATCGCCACGAGGAGCAGAATTACTGGATCACGCAGATCAGTTCTATTGCTTCCAGCTATCTGAAATGGCAGTTTGATTATCCGAAAGAGGAGATCAACTATAAAAATTACCGCACAATGCTCCATTTGGGAGGTTCCAAAAAAGGAGATTATTTGCAGGAAACAGACACAATTTCCAGAATGGTTTACGGATTTGCATCCGCATATCTTTTGACCGGAAAAGACGAATTCCTGGAAGGTGCAGAGCTTGGAACAGAATATCTACGCGACCACATGCGCTTTTTTGACCAGGACGATGACCTTGTTTACTGGTATCACGGCTTGAAAGTGGAAGGCCAGAAAGAAACCAAGTTGCTGACTTCGGAATTTGGCGATGATCTGGACTCGCTTCCTATGTACGAGCAGATCTACGCACTCGCAGGCCCCACGCAAACCTACCGCATCACGGGCGATCAGCGCATCCGCGATGACATTGACAAGACCATTGATTTGTTTGAAAAATACTTCAAAGATCCCAATGGCGTGGGTTACTATTCCCACTTGCACCCGATCACATTGGATGCGCACGAGGAATCGTTGGCACATAATAAAGCCCGTAAAAACTGGAACTCTGTGGGTGACCACGCACCGGCTTACCTGATCAACCTCTGGCTGGCAAGCGGCGAGCAAAAGCATGCTGATTTCTTGGAATACACTTTTGACACCATTACCAAATATTTCCCTGATTACGAAAACAGTCCGTTTGTTCAGGAGAAATTCTTCGAAGATTGGAGCAAAGACCAAACCTGGGGATGGCAGCAAAACCGTGCAGTAGTAGGACACAACCTCAAAATCGCATGGAATTTGATCCGTCAGCAATCACTGACGCCAAAAGAGGAATATCTGGAATTTGCCAAAAAAATCGCTGAACTCATGCCGGCCGCTGGCTCGGATCAGCAGCGCGGAGGTTGGTATGACGTGGTGGAACGCGTTCAGAAAACGGGCGACAAGCACCAGTTTGTATGGCACGACCGCAAAGCCTGGTGGCAGCAGGAGCAGGCAATTCTTGCTTACCTGATCATGTACGGGGTTTTGGGAGATAAAGAATACGAAAAACAAGCGCGCGAGGCGGCAGCATTTTACAATGCATTCTTCCTGGATAATGACGATGGCGGCGTGTATTTCAATGTGTTGGGCAATGGTATGCCGTATCTTTTGGGAACAGAGCGTTTCAAGGGAAGCCACTCCATGAGTGCATATCACAGCACAGAACTTTGCTATCTGTCAGCAGTTTATATCAATTTGCTTATCACCAAGCAGCCAACTTATTTCTACTTTAAGCCTTATCCAAACGGGTGGAAGGACAACATTCTGCGCGTGTCGCCAGATATTTTGCCTCCGGGAAGCGTGTATATCAGCGAGGTTTTCATTGACGATCAGCCTTATACAGATTTCGATGCCTATGCATTAACCGTGAAACTTCCTGAAACAGAGGAACGCATCCGCGTGAAAGTGCAGATCAGTTCGGCCAAGTAA
- a CDS encoding VOC family protein, which produces MSATFFHLALTVKNLAKFEDFYSKYFGFRRARVISLGDDAELVFLKNDDNIYLEIFPPEEDRPYPMSEADGPHYPGLRHIAFSVDDIDAMVESMGDDAVITLGPLHFDDVIEGWKTVWLKDPEGNIIEITQGYRDQEDLA; this is translated from the coding sequence ATGAGCGCGACATTTTTCCACCTGGCACTTACCGTAAAAAACCTCGCCAAGTTCGAGGATTTTTACTCCAAATATTTCGGGTTCCGCAGGGCAAGGGTGATCAGTCTGGGCGACGACGCCGAGCTGGTTTTCTTGAAAAACGATGACAACATCTATCTCGAAATCTTCCCGCCCGAAGAAGACCGCCCTTACCCCATGTCCGAAGCCGACGGCCCGCATTATCCTGGCCTAAGGCACATTGCATTCTCGGTAGACGACATAGATGCAATGGTCGAAAGCATGGGAGACGACGCCGTAATAACACTCGGCCCACTACATTTTGACGACGTAATTGAAGGCTGGAAAACCGTCTGGCTCAAAGACCCGGAAGGAAATATTATCGAAATCACCCAGGGCTATCGGGATCAGGAAGACTTGGCTTAA
- a CDS encoding DJ-1/PfpI family protein, with translation MKLAGKKIGVLLEADYFENEIFYYKFRFPEEGAELHFLTRLWGQDKLTFLGHEYRAPMDVWETFENMSDEELRTYDAIIVPSGMVSDRLRYTEDVEKIPPATEFLKRVFAEPGILKGIICHGLWLTAPATELVRGRKLVCHNNLIGDAKAYGAIYTNEDVVVDGDLITGRSGGHAHLFAKKIIETLSAANPN, from the coding sequence ATGAAACTGGCAGGAAAAAAGATCGGTGTGCTGTTGGAAGCCGATTATTTTGAGAACGAAATATTCTATTACAAATTCCGCTTTCCCGAAGAAGGCGCTGAGCTGCATTTTCTGACAAGGTTATGGGGACAGGATAAACTCACCTTTCTCGGCCACGAATATCGCGCGCCGATGGACGTGTGGGAGACATTTGAAAATATGAGCGACGAAGAATTGCGCACTTACGACGCCATTATAGTGCCTTCGGGCATGGTTTCGGACCGGTTGCGCTACACCGAAGACGTGGAGAAAATCCCGCCGGCAACCGAATTCCTGAAACGTGTTTTCGCAGAACCAGGCATTCTGAAAGGCATTATTTGTCACGGATTATGGCTTACCGCGCCAGCCACCGAGCTCGTTCGCGGCCGTAAATTGGTTTGCCATAATAACCTAATCGGCGACGCCAAGGCTTACGGAGCTATTTACACCAATGAAGATGTGGTTGTTGACGGCGATCTGATCACCGGACGCTCTGGCGGACACGCGCATTTGTTTGCCAAAAAAATTATTGAAACCCTGTCAGCAGCTAACCCAAATTAA
- a CDS encoding nuclear transport factor 2 family protein, with the protein MKNVPDTKLGRMYKEHIQHILDKNIDALLDQYTDDATLISSFSKSPVIYKGRDQVNEHMQGILGIDGLETDIVFWAETENPETLMITEQITMTVGGEKSEMRFADSWVLQDGKIAIHFAGMVQHPDGTLA; encoded by the coding sequence ATGAAAAATGTACCGGATACGAAGCTGGGCAGAATGTACAAGGAACACATTCAACACATCCTCGACAAGAACATTGACGCCCTGCTCGACCAATATACAGACGACGCAACGCTGATCAGCAGCTTCTCTAAATCGCCAGTTATCTACAAAGGCCGCGACCAGGTCAATGAGCACATGCAAGGTATTCTGGGCATCGACGGACTGGAAACGGACATTGTTTTCTGGGCTGAAACAGAGAATCCGGAAACATTGATGATCACTGAACAGATCACGATGACAGTAGGCGGAGAGAAAAGTGAAATGCGTTTTGCGGACAGCTGGGTGCTGCAAGATGGAAAAATTGCGATTCATTTTGCCGGAATGGTCCAGCATCCGGACGGAACATTAGCCTAA